Proteins encoded together in one Priestia aryabhattai window:
- a CDS encoding glycoside hydrolase family 68 protein → MNIKKIAKQTTALSFATALLVGAGSQTWAAESNHKDTNNNYGVSHITRDNMLKIPQQQKSEQFKVPAFDKSTIKNIASAKGYDKSGNLIDLDVWDSWPLQNADGTVANYHGYQVVFALAGDPKDADDTSIYVFYQKIGEESIDSWKNAGRVFKDSDKFVPNDPHLKKQTQEWSGSATLTSDGKVRLFYTNFSGTNYGKQTLTTAQVNVSQPSGDTLKIEGVEDHKSIFDGDGKKYQNIQQFIDEGAYGSGDNHTLRDPHYVEDKGHKYLVFEANTGTEDGYQGEDSLYNRAYYGGNNPFFQSEKEKLLQSSNKKKASLANGALGIVELNNDYTLKKVMDPLITSNTVTDEIERANVFKKDGKWYLFTDSRGSKMTIDGIGQDDVYMLGYVSNTLTGKYKPLNDTGLVLHMNLDPNDKTFTYSHFAVPQVKGDNIVITSYMTNRGFYSEEHSTFAPSFLLNIKGSKTSVVKNSILQQGQLTTDK, encoded by the coding sequence ATGAACATTAAGAAAATCGCAAAGCAAACAACAGCATTATCTTTTGCTACAGCTCTGTTAGTAGGTGCTGGATCTCAAACATGGGCTGCTGAAAGCAATCATAAAGATACAAATAATAATTATGGAGTTTCCCATATTACACGTGATAACATGCTGAAAATTCCTCAGCAGCAAAAAAGCGAACAGTTTAAAGTTCCAGCTTTTGATAAATCAACAATCAAAAATATTGCCTCAGCAAAAGGGTATGATAAATCGGGCAATTTAATTGACTTAGACGTATGGGACAGCTGGCCTCTGCAAAATGCTGACGGAACAGTAGCCAACTATCATGGTTACCAAGTTGTATTTGCACTAGCAGGCGACCCGAAAGATGCTGATGATACATCTATTTATGTGTTTTATCAAAAAATTGGTGAAGAGTCAATTGACAGTTGGAAAAATGCAGGAAGAGTCTTCAAAGACAGTGACAAATTTGTACCGAATGACCCTCATTTGAAAAAGCAAACACAAGAATGGTCAGGATCTGCTACTTTAACATCAGACGGAAAAGTACGCTTATTCTATACCAACTTTTCAGGTACAAACTATGGAAAACAAACCTTAACAACGGCTCAAGTAAATGTATCTCAGCCAAGTGGAGATACGTTAAAAATTGAAGGTGTTGAAGATCATAAATCCATTTTTGATGGTGATGGTAAAAAGTATCAAAATATTCAGCAGTTTATCGACGAAGGTGCATATGGTTCAGGAGATAATCATACGTTGAGAGATCCTCACTATGTAGAAGATAAAGGGCATAAATACCTTGTGTTTGAAGCTAACACAGGAACTGAAGATGGTTATCAAGGTGAAGATTCCCTTTACAATCGAGCTTACTACGGTGGAAACAATCCATTTTTCCAATCAGAAAAAGAGAAATTACTGCAGAGTTCTAATAAAAAGAAAGCCTCTTTAGCAAACGGCGCATTAGGCATTGTAGAACTAAATAACGATTATACCTTGAAAAAAGTAATGGATCCACTGATTACTTCAAACACGGTAACAGATGAAATTGAACGTGCAAATGTATTTAAAAAAGATGGAAAATGGTACTTATTCACAGATTCTCGCGGGTCTAAAATGACCATTGATGGTATCGGCCAAGATGACGTATATATGCTAGGATACGTATCGAATACGCTGACAGGAAAATACAAACCGCTAAATGATACAGGACTTGTTTTACATATGAACCTCGATCCTAATGACAAAACGTTCACTTATTCACATTTTGCAGTTCCACAAGTGAAAGGAGACAATATCGTGATTACAAGTTACATGACAAACAGAGGCTTCTATTCAGAGGAACACTCTACGTTTGCTCCTAGCTTCTTGTTAAATATTAAAGGATCAAAAACATCTGTTGTGAAAAATAGTATTTTACAACAAGGGCAATTAACTACAGATAAATAA
- a CDS encoding PTS system mannose/fructose/N-acetylgalactosamine-transporter subunit IIB: MKIVLARIDDRFIHGQVLTRWIKTNAADRIIIVSDEVAADEMRKTLILSVAPSNVKASAVSISKMTKAFHSSRYQDTTAMLLFESPADIVALVQAGVPIETVNVGGMRFANDRKQITKSVSVTEKDIDAFEKLHELGVKLELRQLPSDSSENFIQLLRNEIKIK; encoded by the coding sequence ATGAAAATCGTTTTAGCAAGAATTGATGATCGCTTTATTCACGGGCAGGTATTAACAAGATGGATTAAAACAAATGCAGCAGATCGAATTATCATTGTTTCAGATGAGGTGGCAGCGGATGAAATGAGAAAAACACTTATTCTTTCTGTAGCTCCTTCGAATGTAAAAGCGAGCGCTGTCTCAATTTCTAAAATGACAAAAGCCTTTCATAGCTCGCGTTATCAGGATACAACAGCCATGCTGCTGTTTGAAAGCCCCGCAGATATTGTTGCTCTTGTTCAAGCAGGAGTGCCTATTGAGACAGTAAACGTAGGAGGCATGCGTTTTGCTAATGACCGAAAACAAATCACTAAATCTGTAAGCGTTACCGAAAAAGATATCGATGCTTTTGAGAAATTACATGAACTGGGTGTGAAGCTTGAGCTACGCCAATTACCTTCGGATTCTAGCGAAAATTTTATTCAACTACTGAGAAACGAAATAAAAATCAAATAA
- a CDS encoding sigma 54-interacting transcriptional regulator: MKRIDKVYNQLLSNFQEFTEVELLHKQGSSAIEIAEQLDLERSNVSLELNKLVRMEKVIKIKMFPVRYVPLEVVETICRQKWDTNKMEVEKLEQLSNRGKEEALPANPFELMIGATGSLKKSISQAKAAVLYPPNGLHMLLLGPTGSGKSLFAKRIYQFALYSERLKTGAPFITFNCADYYHNPQLLLSQLFGHKQGSFTGATESKVGLVEQANEGILFMDEIHRLPPEGQEMLFYLIDQGTYNRLGETDHKRTSKVLIICATTENPGSALLQTFLRRIPMTIHIPSLEERSLKEKIRLTTFLLEQEAKRINKKLSVHIDVLNALIHTEKFGNVGQLKSNVQLVCAHGFLNNLDSKYMVELTVRDLPDDIKRNWISNSKNMERSKKISEYVNLKTIISPAMESQEIKMEEDVSFNLYQLIEEKVDILTKEGLSQEDINQYILTDIHLNVRSFFNQKNGQSSNLMKFVEDDVIQLTKELKHLAEKELNCKFDRRFIHFLSMHMESFLKRKKQVDVLNTKEIDEICETYPKEYAVALLFKSRIEKWFNIIVPEIEVIYLTMVIQSIRTLEENKRVGIVVAAHGNSTATSMVEVATELLGSTPIIAIDVPLTVSPVEIVDRLIQGIKKVDEGEGVLMLVDMGSLAMLESKLEQKTGTKIKTISNVTTSMVLDTVRKVNYLDLNLYAIFDSVQKDFMEFIDKQQHVFGKKKALVSICTTGSGTAKQLEKILTIISRKVSQEPIKILTVSSIKLAANIREIQKEYEIVATAGTKNPKIDAPHVSLEVLIEGQGERILQQAITKETIRYDEEQTEGNIVVRELCEENLRKYLLFINPYLISEILLEWLGHVQDELEMELSNTVMIRIVMHTAFALERMIKNEPLVFPEDEEITHQLENIYQKTEKTLQAVEKKMNLTLTRDEKLFIATIFADEM, encoded by the coding sequence ATGAAACGAATTGATAAGGTATACAATCAGCTGTTGAGTAATTTTCAAGAGTTTACAGAAGTGGAACTTTTACATAAACAAGGAAGCTCAGCGATTGAAATTGCTGAACAGTTAGATTTAGAGAGATCTAATGTAAGTCTTGAACTTAACAAACTTGTCCGCATGGAAAAAGTAATCAAAATTAAAATGTTCCCCGTTCGCTACGTTCCGCTGGAGGTTGTCGAAACAATTTGTCGTCAAAAGTGGGATACAAATAAGATGGAAGTGGAAAAACTAGAGCAGCTATCTAATAGGGGAAAAGAAGAAGCTCTTCCTGCTAATCCTTTTGAATTAATGATTGGAGCCACAGGCAGTTTGAAAAAATCGATTTCTCAAGCAAAAGCTGCTGTTCTTTACCCGCCCAATGGGTTACATATGCTTCTATTAGGTCCCACGGGATCAGGCAAATCTCTTTTTGCAAAACGAATCTATCAATTTGCCTTATATTCAGAGAGGTTAAAAACAGGTGCCCCGTTCATTACCTTTAACTGCGCTGATTATTACCACAATCCTCAATTACTTCTTTCTCAGTTATTTGGTCATAAGCAAGGGAGTTTCACTGGAGCAACTGAAAGTAAAGTAGGGTTAGTAGAACAAGCAAATGAAGGCATTCTCTTTATGGATGAAATACACCGGCTTCCTCCTGAAGGCCAAGAAATGCTTTTTTACCTCATTGATCAAGGTACGTACAATCGCCTAGGAGAAACAGATCATAAGCGAACTTCTAAAGTATTAATTATTTGTGCTACAACTGAAAATCCCGGTTCAGCCTTACTGCAAACTTTCTTAAGAAGAATTCCGATGACTATCCATATTCCCTCATTAGAAGAGCGATCTCTAAAAGAAAAGATCCGTCTCACAACGTTTCTTCTAGAGCAAGAAGCTAAACGAATTAATAAAAAGCTAAGTGTCCACATTGATGTATTAAATGCTTTAATCCACACTGAAAAATTCGGGAATGTAGGGCAGTTAAAGTCGAATGTGCAGCTCGTTTGCGCACACGGGTTTTTAAATAACCTTGATAGTAAATATATGGTGGAACTTACAGTGAGAGATCTGCCTGATGATATTAAACGAAATTGGATTTCGAATAGTAAAAATATGGAACGAAGCAAAAAAATTTCTGAATATGTAAACCTTAAAACGATTATTTCTCCGGCTATGGAAAGCCAAGAAATAAAAATGGAGGAAGACGTATCATTTAATTTATATCAGTTAATAGAAGAAAAAGTAGATATTTTAACAAAAGAAGGTTTATCTCAAGAAGACATCAATCAATATATTCTTACCGACATTCATTTGAATGTTCGGAGCTTTTTCAATCAAAAAAATGGCCAGAGTTCTAATTTAATGAAATTCGTAGAAGACGACGTGATTCAACTTACAAAAGAATTAAAACATTTAGCAGAAAAAGAATTGAACTGTAAATTTGATCGCAGATTTATTCATTTTTTAAGTATGCATATGGAATCCTTTTTAAAGCGAAAAAAACAAGTAGACGTATTAAATACAAAGGAGATAGATGAAATTTGCGAAACATATCCAAAAGAATATGCGGTGGCACTGCTTTTTAAAAGTCGAATTGAAAAGTGGTTTAACATTATCGTGCCAGAAATAGAAGTCATTTATCTCACAATGGTTATTCAATCGATTCGAACGTTAGAAGAAAATAAGCGAGTAGGGATTGTAGTTGCTGCGCATGGAAACAGCACGGCAACTTCTATGGTAGAAGTTGCTACGGAGCTTTTAGGAAGCACTCCTATTATAGCTATTGATGTGCCTTTGACGGTATCTCCGGTTGAAATTGTAGACAGGTTAATCCAAGGAATTAAGAAAGTAGATGAAGGAGAAGGCGTATTAATGCTTGTGGACATGGGTTCGCTTGCCATGTTAGAAAGCAAGTTGGAACAAAAAACAGGGACTAAAATTAAAACGATCAGCAATGTGACGACATCTATGGTGTTAGACACCGTTAGAAAAGTAAATTATTTAGATTTAAATTTATATGCCATATTTGATTCGGTGCAAAAAGACTTTATGGAATTTATAGATAAGCAACAGCATGTGTTTGGAAAAAAGAAAGCACTTGTTTCTATTTGTACAACAGGAAGCGGCACAGCAAAACAATTAGAAAAAATCTTAACAATTATTTCACGCAAAGTATCTCAAGAACCTATTAAAATTCTAACCGTTTCTTCTATTAAATTAGCAGCAAACATTCGAGAAATTCAAAAAGAATATGAAATTGTCGCAACAGCAGGTACTAAAAACCCTAAGATTGATGCACCTCATGTATCACTAGAAGTCCTTATTGAAGGGCAGGGAGAGCGAATACTTCAACAGGCAATTACAAAAGAAACGATACGCTATGATGAGGAGCAAACCGAAGGGAATATTGTTGTGCGTGAACTTTGCGAAGAAAACTTGCGAAAGTACCTTCTATTTATTAATCCGTATCTCATAAGTGAAATCCTGTTAGAGTGGTTAGGTCATGTACAAGATGAGTTGGAAATGGAATTAAGCAACACCGTTATGATTCGAATTGTAATGCATACAGCCTTTGCTTTAGAAAGAATGATAAAAAATGAACCTCTTGTTTTTCCGGAGGATGAAGAAATCACTCATCAATTAGAAAATATTTATCAAAAAACGGAAAAAACATTACAAGCCGTCGAAAAAAAGATGAACCTTACCTTAACAAGAGATGAAAAATTATTTATTGCCACTATTTTTGCGGATGAAATGTAA
- a CDS encoding mannose/fructose/sorbose PTS transporter subunit IIA, producing MISVIISGHGDFAPALEGSSKMIFGEENHVVAVPFLKGEGIQTLEEKYKQALEEMPLENEVLFLVDIFGGTPYNAATPYILKNKTADMVSGVNLPMLLEVLAMREHVTLKEMLGRLKQVNEESFQVCSEHLEKIQQTNQIGEDGLL from the coding sequence ATGATTTCAGTCATTATTAGTGGACATGGTGATTTCGCGCCAGCATTAGAAGGGTCTTCCAAAATGATATTTGGTGAAGAGAATCACGTAGTAGCCGTACCTTTTCTAAAAGGAGAGGGTATTCAAACCCTTGAAGAAAAATATAAGCAGGCACTAGAGGAAATGCCTTTAGAAAATGAAGTGCTTTTTCTAGTCGATATTTTCGGAGGCACACCCTATAATGCAGCTACTCCATATATCCTTAAAAATAAAACAGCGGATATGGTATCCGGGGTTAACTTGCCCATGTTACTAGAAGTGTTAGCCATGCGGGAACACGTTACGTTAAAAGAGATGTTAGGAAGATTAAAGCAAGTGAATGAAGAAAGTTTTCAAGTGTGCAGTGAACATTTGGAAAAAATTCAGCAAACAAACCAAATCGGAGAGGATGGATTATTATGA